From one Haloplasma contractile SSD-17B genomic stretch:
- a CDS encoding DUF6512 family protein, whose translation MKIKRWEFLGVFLVFGIGTLLHFTYEWSDQNSLVALFSPVNESVWEHLKLAFYGMLFYAVIEYLFAGHDHKNFLFAKAVSSIIAAALVVVLYYGYTEFIDQSLAMDIVIFAFAIILAQIISYLLIRINLFFEGINYIGIILIFIVVMAFSAYTFEPPVYKLFTESGINLFLK comes from the coding sequence ATGAAGATTAAACGTTGGGAGTTTCTTGGTGTTTTCTTAGTTTTCGGTATCGGAACATTGCTTCACTTTACATATGAATGGTCAGATCAAAACTCATTAGTGGCTTTATTTTCACCAGTTAATGAAAGTGTATGGGAACATCTAAAGTTAGCATTTTATGGTATGTTATTCTATGCGGTCATTGAGTATTTATTTGCAGGCCACGATCATAAGAACTTTTTGTTTGCTAAAGCAGTATCGTCCATTATAGCAGCAGCATTAGTCGTAGTCTTATATTATGGCTACACTGAGTTTATTGACCAGAGTCTAGCTATGGATATTGTAATATTTGCATTCGCTATAATCTTAGCTCAAATCATTAGTTATTTATTAATCCGTATTAACCTGTTCTTTGAAGGAATTAATTATATCGGAATTATACTCATATTTATTGTTGTAATGGCATTCTCTGCTTATACATTTGAACCACCTGTGTATAAGTTATTTACTGAATCAGGTATAAACTTATTTTTAAAATAG
- a CDS encoding ABC transporter ATP-binding protein — protein sequence MFDIFGKLKWFIKEHWRRYLLAILFLNASSIASVIPPRIIGEGINHIVNKTLTPEKLLELVLLMTLLAVGGYIVSFLWVYLLFGAGNLLEFDLRKMFFKHLLRMDAKFYEKNLVGDLMARATSDLRAISFTAGFGVLALVDATVYLAFLLGMMIFTINLKLTLFSLLPLPIVVIGVRFLGKKIHKHFTEAQNSFSDLNNKVLESVSGVRVVRAYVQERKDIERLDESAKNVVEKNLELNKYDAAFESVFLAAFSIAYAIAIGYGTYLVFNQQLDPGDLVTFTIYLGMLRWPMFAMGEATNVMQRGNASYDRINNIVEQDSEVVEPKRPVKIGGQFRSIQFKNVSFEYPDGQFKVLDDINFEIKQGKTLGIVGKTGSGKTTIIRQMLKQYDLKDGDILINNEDYKEVKTKDIRKFFGYVPQEHILFTGTVKENIAFGNVFAENEEIEQAIDISAFRKDLKFLEHGLETLVGEHGVTLSGGQKQRLSIARAVLINPDILILDDSLSAVDGTTEKTILRNIKKYRSGKNTIIIAHRLSAVEHADEIIVMDDGEIVERGTHKELMDLNGWYARQYIHQQMLNHEVGDQDEA from the coding sequence ATGTTTGATATTTTCGGTAAATTAAAATGGTTTATTAAAGAACACTGGAGACGGTACCTATTAGCAATCTTATTTTTAAATGCGTCGAGTATCGCAAGTGTAATACCACCAAGAATTATTGGTGAGGGAATAAACCACATAGTAAATAAGACACTCACACCTGAAAAACTGTTAGAGTTGGTCTTATTAATGACACTGTTAGCAGTAGGAGGCTATATTGTATCCTTTCTATGGGTGTATTTACTATTTGGAGCAGGAAACTTACTAGAATTTGACCTTAGAAAGATGTTTTTTAAGCATTTATTAAGGATGGATGCTAAATTCTATGAAAAAAACTTAGTAGGAGACCTTATGGCAAGAGCGACAAGTGACTTAAGAGCAATCTCATTCACAGCTGGGTTTGGAGTGCTTGCACTTGTTGATGCAACTGTGTATTTAGCCTTTTTGCTAGGGATGATGATTTTCACTATTAACTTAAAGCTTACGTTATTTTCGTTACTTCCGTTACCCATTGTCGTAATAGGGGTTCGCTTCTTAGGTAAAAAAATACACAAACACTTTACTGAGGCACAAAATTCATTCAGTGATTTAAATAATAAAGTTCTAGAATCAGTTAGCGGAGTTCGCGTAGTACGTGCCTATGTACAAGAAAGAAAAGATATAGAACGACTTGATGAAAGTGCTAAAAATGTTGTGGAAAAAAATCTTGAACTAAATAAATATGATGCAGCCTTTGAATCTGTTTTTCTAGCAGCTTTCTCAATTGCTTACGCGATTGCTATAGGTTACGGTACTTATTTAGTTTTTAATCAACAGTTAGATCCAGGGGACCTAGTAACATTTACTATTTACTTAGGAATGCTTAGATGGCCGATGTTTGCTATGGGTGAAGCAACAAATGTCATGCAAAGAGGGAATGCATCCTATGACCGTATCAACAACATAGTAGAACAGGATTCAGAGGTCGTTGAACCAAAGAGACCAGTAAAAATAGGTGGTCAGTTCAGATCAATACAGTTTAAAAATGTATCGTTTGAGTATCCGGATGGACAATTCAAGGTTCTAGACGATATTAATTTTGAAATAAAACAAGGGAAAACACTCGGGATCGTTGGTAAAACTGGTTCAGGAAAAACAACGATTATTAGGCAAATGTTAAAGCAGTATGATCTAAAAGATGGTGATATCCTTATAAACAATGAGGATTACAAAGAAGTAAAGACCAAGGATATACGAAAGTTTTTTGGTTATGTACCACAAGAACATATTTTATTCACGGGGACGGTAAAAGAAAACATTGCATTTGGAAACGTATTTGCTGAAAATGAAGAGATAGAACAAGCAATTGATATATCTGCTTTCCGTAAAGACCTTAAATTTTTAGAACATGGACTTGAAACATTAGTAGGAGAGCATGGAGTGACGTTATCTGGTGGTCAAAAACAGCGACTCTCAATAGCACGTGCAGTATTAATTAATCCTGATATCCTTATATTAGATGACTCATTATCTGCCGTAGATGGAACAACTGAAAAAACCATATTAAGAAACATAAAAAAATATCGCTCAGGCAAAAACACCATAATAATTGCTCATCGTTTATCGGCCGTTGAACATGCTGATGAAATTATAGTGATGGATGATGGAGAGATTGTTGAACGTGGAACTCATAAGGAATTAATGGACTTAAATGGTTGGTATGCTAGACAGTACATCCATCAACAAATGCTAAACCATGAAGTAGGTGATCAAGATGAGGCTTAG
- a CDS encoding ABC transporter ATP-binding protein, producing the protein MRLRRIWQYAKHYKKLVTFSLIALIISVVLDLLFPFILKTIIDDYIVGIEHPWYQVDESVEESVLFNGKYYSQEKYLSDAEYNKFVEANDDEPPKISRVLLIKRVYYYVDEAIVDGSKDIKGEKLVVTDTNNNEHTYDVAPLSKEEVFNFYRPAIRPITIGVIGILGIYLGLMIFKYIYRFNFLKLGNNVTYDMRKEGFEKIQKIDIDYYDKIPAGKVVARITNDTDTIRDLFARVLVVFVSAGIYFVGIYIGLFTLDVKLAAFSLLLLPILYIWGKFYRARAKKYNEVIRSENSEINAYLNQSIKGMEVIQSFNREEKSFDQFQTHNSKFFEYKNKMLVLNGTLSGNMVRTVHRIIYIVILLYFGWAALGINSMVQVGVIYAFTEYINRLINPVNQVFGNIEMFEQSLVSADRLFHLLDQEGTDVSDDKVPRFRGDINFRNLNFAYENDNYVLKNINLNVKSGETVALVGHTGSGKSSMMNVLLRFYDYEEGTVMIDGSDIRDFSKQAFRRHVGIVLQDPVLFTGTVASNISLNNPLVSDDMIISALRQIGADNFIDKFEKGIHEPVTEMGSNLSTGERQLIAFARAMVYDPAVLVLDEATANIDTETEQLIQKALNVVKRNRTTFVIAHRLSTVKDANQIIVLEKGEILEKGTHDELMVKRGTYYDMYQSQLQQA; encoded by the coding sequence ATGAGGCTTAGACGAATTTGGCAATACGCTAAACATTATAAAAAACTTGTTACATTCTCCTTAATAGCGTTAATTATATCGGTTGTTCTTGACCTCCTATTTCCATTTATATTAAAAACAATTATAGATGACTATATAGTAGGAATAGAACATCCTTGGTATCAAGTAGATGAATCTGTTGAAGAATCAGTTCTATTTAATGGTAAATACTATAGTCAAGAAAAATACTTATCAGATGCAGAATACAATAAATTTGTTGAAGCAAATGACGATGAACCCCCTAAGATTAGTCGGGTACTATTAATAAAACGTGTCTACTACTATGTAGATGAAGCGATTGTAGATGGTAGTAAAGACATAAAGGGTGAAAAACTCGTTGTGACTGACACAAATAATAATGAACACACCTATGATGTAGCTCCTTTAAGTAAAGAAGAAGTATTTAACTTTTATCGACCGGCAATCCGCCCTATTACTATAGGAGTTATAGGGATCCTTGGAATATATCTAGGATTAATGATATTTAAATATATATACCGCTTTAATTTCCTTAAACTTGGTAACAATGTAACTTATGATATGCGTAAGGAAGGCTTTGAAAAAATTCAAAAAATTGATATCGACTACTATGACAAAATACCAGCTGGTAAAGTGGTTGCCCGTATTACGAATGATACCGATACAATCCGTGATCTTTTTGCCAGAGTATTAGTTGTATTCGTTTCAGCAGGAATTTATTTTGTAGGTATTTATATTGGGTTATTTACACTAGACGTAAAACTAGCAGCTTTTTCCCTATTACTACTTCCAATCCTCTATATATGGGGTAAATTTTATAGAGCTAGAGCTAAAAAATATAATGAAGTAATCAGAAGTGAAAACTCAGAAATTAATGCCTATTTAAATCAGTCAATTAAGGGAATGGAAGTTATTCAATCCTTTAATCGAGAAGAGAAAAGCTTTGATCAATTTCAAACACACAACTCTAAATTCTTTGAGTATAAAAATAAAATGCTCGTCCTAAATGGTACTCTTTCTGGAAATATGGTAAGAACTGTACATCGGATTATCTATATTGTTATTCTTTTGTATTTTGGTTGGGCAGCTTTAGGAATTAACTCTATGGTTCAAGTAGGAGTTATTTATGCATTTACCGAATATATCAATCGCTTAATAAATCCTGTTAACCAAGTATTTGGTAATATCGAAATGTTTGAACAGTCATTAGTGTCCGCAGATCGATTATTCCACCTACTTGATCAAGAGGGAACAGATGTATCAGATGATAAAGTACCTCGTTTTAGAGGAGATATCAATTTTAGAAATTTAAACTTTGCATATGAAAATGACAACTATGTATTAAAAAATATTAACTTAAATGTAAAGTCTGGTGAAACAGTCGCTCTTGTAGGCCATACAGGAAGTGGAAAAAGTTCAATGATGAATGTCCTACTCCGCTTCTATGACTATGAGGAAGGAACAGTTATGATTGACGGATCAGATATTAGGGACTTCTCAAAACAAGCATTCCGCCGACATGTTGGAATTGTATTACAAGATCCTGTTCTCTTTACTGGTACAGTAGCTTCAAACATCAGTCTGAATAACCCCCTAGTAAGTGACGATATGATTATTAGTGCTCTCAGACAAATAGGGGCAGATAACTTTATCGATAAGTTTGAAAAAGGAATTCACGAACCAGTTACAGAGATGGGTTCAAACTTATCCACAGGGGAGCGCCAGCTAATTGCGTTTGCGAGAGCCATGGTATATGATCCTGCAGTTCTAGTCTTAGATGAAGCAACCGCAAACATCGATACCGAAACAGAACAATTAATCCAAAAAGCACTAAATGTAGTTAAACGAAATCGAACTACATTTGTTATAGCACACCGTTTATCCACAGTTAAGGATGCAAACCAAATTATTGTACTTGAAAAAGGAGAAATTTTAGAAAAAGGAACTCATGATGAATTAATGGTAAAACGCGGTACTTACTATGATATGTACCAATCTCAGTTGCAACAAGCATAG